One window of Vitis riparia cultivar Riparia Gloire de Montpellier isolate 1030 chromosome 5, EGFV_Vit.rip_1.0, whole genome shotgun sequence genomic DNA carries:
- the LOC117915009 gene encoding GATA transcription factor 1-like isoform X1, with product MESLDPAACFVDDLLDFSSDIGEDDDDDHKRRTRSSSSLLVGGHSRSLPDPPVEEELEWLNKDVFPGVETFLDYLPTSVENVPKQQSPISVLENSSHSSSSNNSNSSTTTIMSCCENFRVPSRARSKRRRRRHKDFSDIPGQPWWWWSSQGNTNANNSSPTNSKQTITSSTIGRKCQHCQAEKTPQWRAGPLGPKTLCNACGVRYKSGRLVAEYRPASSPTFSSKVHSNSHRKIMEMRKLKQRDVMVRPCG from the exons ATGGAGTCTTTGGACCCAGCGGCTTGTTTCGTGGACGACCTTCTGGACTTCTCGTCGGACATAGGCGAGGACGACGACGATGACCACAAAAGGAGAACCCGTTCTTCTTCTTCCCTCTTAGTTGGTGGTCATAGCCGTTCACTCCCT GATCCTCCTGTCGAGGAAGAGCTGGAATGGTTGAACAAAGACGTCTTCCCGGGCGTGGAGACATTCCTGGACTATCTTCCAACGAGCGTGGAAAACGTTCCCAAACAGCAGAGCCCAATTTCGGTGCTGGAGAACAGCAGCCACAGCAGTAGCAGCAATAACAGCAACAGCAGCACCACTACTATAATGAGCTGCTGCGAGAATTTCCGAGTGCCCAGCCGGGCAAGGAGCAAGCGCCGCCGCAGGCGCCACAAGGACTTCTCGGACATCCCGGGCCAGCcgtggtggtggtggagtaGCCAGGGTAACACCAACGCCAACAACAGCAGCCCTACCAATAGCAAACAAACAATTACAAGCTCTACAATTGGGAGGAAGTGCCAGCATTGCCAAGCGGAGAAAACACCCCAATGGCGGGCAGGCCCCCTCGGCCCCAAAACCCTCTGCAATGCTTGCGGGGTGCGGTACAAGTCTGGCCGCCTCGTGGCTGAGTATCGGCCGGCGAGCAGCCCGACTTTCTCAAGCAAGGTGCATTCTAATTCGCACAGGAAGATTATGGAAATGAGGAAGCTGAAGCAGAGGGATGTGATGGTGAGGCCTTGTGGATAA
- the LOC117915009 gene encoding GATA transcription factor 1-like isoform X2, with translation MRFLFLFLEILNAEMATIFIALSCQSQNQSCTNKCARRFFLFQTFLRATISIFLLLDPPVEEELEWLNKDVFPGVETFLDYLPTSVENVPKQQSPISVLENSSHSSSSNNSNSSTTTIMSCCENFRVPSRARSKRRRRRHKDFSDIPGQPWWWWSSQGNTNANNSSPTNSKQTITSSTIGRKCQHCQAEKTPQWRAGPLGPKTLCNACGVRYKSGRLVAEYRPASSPTFSSKVHSNSHRKIMEMRKLKQRDVMVRPCG, from the exons ATGcgtttcctttttttgtttttggaaatattAAATGCGGAGATGGCCACCATCTTTATCGCTCTGAGCTGTCAGTCACAAAATCAGAGCTGTACAAATAAATGTGCAAGGAGATTCTTTCTCTTTCAAACCTTTCTTAGGGCCaccatttcaatatttttacttttg GATCCTCCTGTCGAGGAAGAGCTGGAATGGTTGAACAAAGACGTCTTCCCGGGCGTGGAGACATTCCTGGACTATCTTCCAACGAGCGTGGAAAACGTTCCCAAACAGCAGAGCCCAATTTCGGTGCTGGAGAACAGCAGCCACAGCAGTAGCAGCAATAACAGCAACAGCAGCACCACTACTATAATGAGCTGCTGCGAGAATTTCCGAGTGCCCAGCCGGGCAAGGAGCAAGCGCCGCCGCAGGCGCCACAAGGACTTCTCGGACATCCCGGGCCAGCcgtggtggtggtggagtaGCCAGGGTAACACCAACGCCAACAACAGCAGCCCTACCAATAGCAAACAAACAATTACAAGCTCTACAATTGGGAGGAAGTGCCAGCATTGCCAAGCGGAGAAAACACCCCAATGGCGGGCAGGCCCCCTCGGCCCCAAAACCCTCTGCAATGCTTGCGGGGTGCGGTACAAGTCTGGCCGCCTCGTGGCTGAGTATCGGCCGGCGAGCAGCCCGACTTTCTCAAGCAAGGTGCATTCTAATTCGCACAGGAAGATTATGGAAATGAGGAAGCTGAAGCAGAGGGATGTGATGGTGAGGCCTTGTGGATAA